In Mycobacterium sp. 050128, one genomic interval encodes:
- the rplU gene encoding 50S ribosomal protein L21 — MATYAIVKTGGKQYKVAVGDVVKVEKLESEPGAQVSLPVALVVDGATVTSDAAALAKVAVTGEVLEHTKGPKIRIHKFKNKTGYHKRQGHRQRLTVLKVTGIA, encoded by the coding sequence ATGGCGACCTACGCAATCGTCAAGACCGGTGGCAAGCAGTACAAGGTTGCCGTCGGTGACGTGGTCAAGGTCGAGAAGCTCGAATCCGAGCCCGGCGCCCAGGTGTCGCTGCCGGTGGCGCTGGTGGTTGACGGTGCGACCGTCACTTCCGACGCTGCCGCGCTGGCCAAGGTAGCCGTGACCGGCGAGGTGCTCGAGCACACCAAGGGCCCGAAGATCCGTATCCACAAGTTCAAGAACAAGACCGGCTACCACAAGCGCCAGGGTCACCGACAGCGGTTGACGGTCCTGAAGGTCACCGGAATCGCGTGA
- the rpmA gene encoding 50S ribosomal protein L27 — translation MAHKKGASSSRNGRDSAAQRLGVKRFGGQIVKAGEIIVRQRGTHIHPGVNVGRGGDDTLFAKEAGAVEFGVKRGRKTVNIIAAGQTTD, via the coding sequence ATGGCACACAAGAAGGGCGCTTCCAGCTCGCGCAACGGTCGCGACTCCGCCGCTCAGCGGCTGGGCGTCAAGCGATTCGGCGGCCAGATCGTCAAGGCCGGCGAAATCATCGTCCGCCAGCGTGGCACCCACATCCACCCCGGCGTCAACGTCGGCCGTGGCGGGGATGACACGTTGTTCGCCAAGGAAGCCGGCGCCGTCGAGTTCGGCGTCAAGCGCGGACGTAAGACCGTCAACATCATCGCAGCCGGGCAGACCACCGACTGA
- the obgE gene encoding GTPase ObgE codes for MPRFVDRVVIHARAGSGGNGCASVHREKFKPLGGPDGGNGGRGGSIVFVVDPAVHTLLDYHFRPHVTAPNGKQGAGSNRDGASGADLEVKVPDGTVVLDENGRLLADLVGAGTRFEAAAGGRGGLGNAALASRARKAPGFALLGEPGQARDLTLELKTVADAGLVGFPSAGKSSLVSVISAAKPKVADYPFTTLVPNLGVVSAGEQSFTVADVPGLIPGASQGRGLGLDFLRHIERCAVLVHVVDCATAEPGRDPISDIDALEAELAAYTPTLQGDTALVDLAERPRAVVLNKIDVPEARELAEFVRDEIAERGWPVFLVSTVTREGLQPLIFGLQKMISEYNASRPAPVARRPVIRPVPVDDSGFTVEPDGEGGFVVTGARPERWIGQTNFDNDEAVGYLADRLARLGVEEELLRLGARPGCAVTIGEMTFDWEPQTPAGQQVPLTGRGTDVRLERTERIGADERKAARRRRRERGDEL; via the coding sequence ATGCCTCGGTTTGTCGATCGAGTCGTCATCCACGCCCGAGCGGGCTCCGGCGGTAACGGCTGCGCCTCGGTTCATCGCGAGAAGTTCAAGCCGCTCGGCGGCCCCGACGGCGGGAATGGCGGCCGCGGCGGCAGCATCGTCTTTGTTGTGGATCCCGCCGTCCACACGCTGCTGGATTACCATTTCCGCCCGCACGTCACCGCTCCCAACGGCAAGCAGGGGGCGGGCAGCAACCGCGACGGCGCATCCGGTGCGGATCTGGAAGTCAAGGTCCCCGACGGCACCGTCGTGCTGGACGAAAACGGCCGCCTGCTAGCCGATTTGGTCGGTGCGGGCACCCGCTTCGAAGCGGCCGCGGGCGGCCGTGGTGGGCTGGGCAACGCGGCGCTCGCCTCCCGTGCGCGCAAGGCACCCGGCTTCGCGCTGCTGGGCGAGCCAGGCCAGGCCCGCGACCTCACCCTCGAGCTCAAGACCGTCGCGGATGCCGGGCTGGTCGGCTTTCCGTCGGCGGGCAAGTCGTCGCTGGTATCGGTGATCTCGGCGGCCAAACCCAAGGTCGCCGACTATCCGTTCACCACACTGGTTCCCAATCTCGGCGTCGTCTCGGCCGGCGAGCAGTCGTTCACCGTGGCCGACGTGCCCGGCTTGATCCCGGGCGCGTCGCAAGGCCGCGGCCTGGGGCTGGATTTCCTGCGCCACATCGAGCGATGCGCGGTGCTGGTGCATGTCGTCGACTGCGCCACCGCCGAGCCCGGCCGCGACCCGATCTCCGACATCGACGCGCTGGAAGCCGAACTCGCCGCCTACACGCCGACTCTGCAAGGCGATACTGCGCTGGTCGACCTGGCCGAGCGGCCGCGGGCGGTGGTACTCAACAAGATTGACGTACCCGAGGCGCGTGAGCTTGCCGAGTTCGTCCGCGACGAGATCGCCGAGCGCGGCTGGCCGGTGTTCCTGGTGTCGACAGTAACTCGGGAAGGGTTGCAGCCGTTGATCTTTGGGCTGCAGAAGATGATATCGGAGTACAACGCCTCGCGACCGGCGCCGGTAGCGCGACGCCCGGTGATCCGCCCGGTGCCCGTGGATGACAGCGGTTTCACCGTCGAGCCCGACGGGGAAGGCGGTTTCGTGGTCACCGGGGCCCGGCCCGAGCGCTGGATCGGCCAGACCAATTTCGACAACGACGAAGCGGTGGGCTATCTGGCCGACCGCCTCGCGCGCCTAGGCGTCGAGGAGGAGCTGTTGCGGCTGGGCGCACGGCCCGGCTGCGCGGTGACCATCGGCGAGATGACATTCGACTGGGAGCCGCAAACACCAGCGGGCCAACAGGTTCCGCTGACGGGCCGCGGCACCGACGTACGGCTGGAACGCACCGAGCGCATCGGCGCCGACGAACGCAAGGCCGCCCGGCGTCGGCGGCGCGAACGCGGTGACGAGCTTTGA